The sequence below is a genomic window from Betaproteobacteria bacterium.
GACCGCCTTGAAGAGGCGCTTCTCGCCGCCGTAGATGACATCGAGCTCGTTGATGTCGGTGGTGAAGCCGGTGCGGTAGAGCTGCGGCCCGCTCGATGCCGCGTGGCGGTTGTCCCAGGAATTGCCTTCGCAGGCGATCGGGCCGTGCACGAGATGGGCGACGTCGACGAAGGGCTGCAGCGCGATCTTCGCGCCGTCGAAGGCGCAGCCGCCGGCCGCTGCACCCGGCGCGAGCTGCTTGGTGCAGCCCTTCTTCCGCTCCTTCTCGCCCTTCGCCTGGTTGTGGTCGCAGGCGGGCTCCTCGAAGACGGACTGGATCTTGGCAGATACGCGCGCGTCCATCGTGCGGCCCCTAGAACTTCACCAGGATGTCCTCGTTGCGGACGATGAACTGACAGGCCAGCCGATACGGCGGCGGCACGTCGTTCACCTCGGCATCCTCGATCTGCTTGCGCGTGATCTTGCCGGCGAGCTTGAGTGCGACCTTCTCCTTCTCGGTGAGTGCGATGCCCATCGGCGTCTTGCCGGAGAGGATCTGCACCTCGACGGCACAGGAACCGCACTCGCCGTTCTCGCACTCGAAATCGACGGGCACCTTGTGGGCCTTGGCGACGGCGAGCAGCGTGTGGGTATCGCCCGCCGTGGCGTAGACCGTGAGGTCCTTCTTCATCCGCGGTGAGCTGAATGTGACATTGGCCATGATTGCGTCCTCGGTGGCGGGCGGGCGGCAGCCGCCGCCCGCGCCGCATGTTCAGCGAATGATGTCGTAGCTGTAGTCGGTCTTCGCCGTGTCGATCGTGTCGGCGTCGATGGCCTCGAAGATCTCGTCCAGGAGGGTCACCAGCACCCGCAGCGAGCCTTCGTATCCCCAGATCGGGAAGCGGTGGTGGTGATGACGGTCGAAGATCGGGAAACCGAGCCGGATGAGCGGCACGCCGACGTCGCGCTCCAGGTACTTGCCGTAGGTGTTGCCGATGAGGAAGTCGACCGGCTCCGTGCACAGCAGCGAGCGCATGTGCCAGAGATCCTTCTTCGAGTACACCTTGCAGTCGCGTCCGAAGGGGCTCGCGTCGAACAGGGCCTGCACCTTCGCCGCCCAGTCGTCGTTGCCGTTGGTGGACAGGACGTGGGTGGGCTCCGCGCCGAGTTCGAGCAGGAAGCCGGTCAGGCCGAGCATCAGGTCGGGGTCGCCGTAGAGGGCGAACTTCTTGCCGTGCAGATGCGCCTGGCTGTCGGCGATGGCGTCGACCAGGCGGCCGCGCTCCTTCTCCAGTGCCGCCGGAATCGGCTTGCCGGTGAGCTCCGACACCTTCA
It includes:
- a CDS encoding (2Fe-2S)-binding protein translates to MANVTFSSPRMKKDLTVYATAGDTHTLLAVAKAHKVPVDFECENGECGSCAVEVQILSGKTPMGIALTEKEKVALKLAGKITRKQIEDAEVNDVPPPYRLACQFIVRNEDILVKF